AGCCGACCTCAACTACTCGGGCGTCGACAACAACTCGCATGGCTTCACCGCCAAGCAGGGCGCGAACGGCTCGATCCGCGGCCGCGTCGGTGTCGACCTGAACCCGGTTCTCGTCTACGGCACGGGTGGTGTCGCCGCCTCGAACGTTGAAGTCGAGACGAATGCGGGCGCCAAGGACGATGCGACCCTGCTCGGCTGGACCGCCGGCGCCGGCGTCGAAGCCTTCGTCACGGACAACGTCACGGCTCGCGTCGAATACCGCTACAGCGACTACGGCAAGAAGACCTTCCACGGTGCGAACGGCCAGCGCAGCGGCTTCGAAGACCACAGCATCCGCGTCGGTATGGGCGTGAAGTTCTAAGCCTTAAAGGCTCTGGAAATACGGAAAAGGCCGCGGAGCGATCCGCGGCCTTTTTGCTGTGCTCAATCCTTGAACTTTGCGTAGTCGGGGAAGACGGCCTCGAAGCGGGCGAGGTAGCGCTTCAGCTTCGGCCGGCCGCGCTGCCATTTTCCGGCAAAGCGCAGACCGATGTAGCGCAGCATGGCGGCGAGCGCGAAGTGGCCGGCATTCGGCTTCTTGCCGAGACGCGGCATGTTGGCCTCCAGATGGTCGAGCGTGCGTTCCACCTTCTGCCACTGGCGGTCGATCCACGGCTGGTGGATCTTCTCCTCCGGCCGGGCGCGGCGCTCGTAGACGATGGCGAGCAGGCTGTCGCAGACGCCGTCGGCGGTCGCTTCCAGCACGTCGACCTCCGTGCGCTTGACGCTATTGCGCGGATAGAGCGAACCGCGCGTCTGGCGGTCGATGTAATTCATGATCGCGCGGCTGTCGTAGACGGCGAGGCCGTCGTCGGTCAGGAGCGTCGGAATCTTGCCGAGAGGGTTGGCCGCCAGAAGCTCGGCCGGGTCGGCATTGGTGTCGACCGCCACCGATTCGGCCGGAAGGCCGGCATAGAGCGCGGCCATGCGCACCTTGGTGGAATAGGGCGAGGCGTCGGAATAGAAGATCTTCATGGGCGGTTCCTGTTCTAGCGGATGGGCGGCTGTTCGATGGTCTTGGCGCGGCAGGCGGCGCGGTCGACGGCGGGGCAGGGACGGAAGGAAAGATCGGCATTCATGCAGATGCGGACCTCTTCCAGTTGCCCGTCGGCGCAGGTGACGGCGATGCCTCCGGCGGAGAGGCCGGAATTGGCGGCAATGAAGGCCTTTTCCACGGCTTCGGGCGCAAGACGCCGGCCGCCGTGCTGTTCTTCCAGTTCGGCGGGAATGCGGACGCGCTCGAAGGCGGCGCGGGTCACGGCGAAGTAGTCCTTCTGGCCAAGGCCGGAGCAACTGCCGTGCTTGCGCCATTGATGGCCGATCAGCCCCATGGAGGGAATGATGTCGAGCACGGTGCGGCCAAGGCTTTCCGGCACGCGGTCCGATTCCCGCGTCGAACAGTATTCTGGATAGCCGCGCTCGTTCTGCGGCCACAGGCCATGCACGATGAAGCCGTTGTCCTCGCCGCGCCGGCACTGCTGCGTCCTGCCGCTCGAATCGTTTTCGGCGCACCAGGTCGGCGACCACGAAAGCGACAGCACGTAGAAATCGAAGCCCTTGCCGAGCGGCACCTGCGTCCGTTTCTCCGGCGCGGCCCGATCCGTTCCCGCCTTCGGCTTCTCTGCGGGCTTTTCTTCACTGCAGCCGGCAAGCATGGCCAGCCCGGCGAGCAGCAGCCAGGCGGAGCGCGCAGCGATGGAGGAGGGCAGCCGGATCATCGGTGGGCTGCGGAGAAAGGCGTCATGAAGGTCTCCCGGTTCGGCGCGCGATTGTTGCCGCCGAACGCCAAAGGTCAAGAGGCCTTCGTTTCCCCCGCAAGCCAGAAGGCGCGCGCCGAGGCGAAGCGGTCCTGCGCCAGCTTTTCCTTGAGGAAGGGCAGCAGCACGTCGAGCTCCTGCTTCAGCGTGAAGGGCGGGTTGACGACGATGAGGCCGGAGCCGGTCAGCCCCGTCGTTTCGCGGTCGCTCTTCACGGAAAGCTCGGCGCACAGCATCTTGGGAATGCCCGTCTCCTTCAGCGCCTTGTGGAAGGCGGCGATCGGCGCATTCTTCTTCAGCGGATACCACAGGCAATAGACCCCGCCGGCAAAGCGGCGCACGGCCTTTTCCAGTCCGTCCACCAGCCGCTCGTATTCGCCCTCGATCTCGAAGGGCGGGTCGACCAGCACGATGCCGCGCTTCTCCTTCGGCGGCAGATGCGCGCCGAGCGAGAGCCAGCCGTCGAGATGCGTGACGCGGCTCTGGAAGTCACCGTCGAAGAGGCGATGCAGCGTCTCGTAATCATCGGGATGCAGTTCCATGGCCGAAAGCCGGTCCTGCGGGCGGAAGAGCATGCGGGCAAGTTTTGGCGAGCCCGGATAATGGGTTAACCCGCCCTGCGGATTCAATTCCTGAATGACCTTCAGATAGGGCGCGAGGATTTCAGCCACCGCGGGGGGCATGTCGCTTTCGAGAAGCCGGCCGATCCCGTCCAGCCATTCGCCGGTCTTCTGCGCCTCTTCGCTGGAAAGGTCGTAGAGGCCGATGCCCGCATGGGTGTCGAGCACGCGGAACGCCTTGTCCTTGCCCTGCATATAGGTGACGAGGCGCGCCAGCACGGCATGTTTGAGCACATCCGCGAAGTTGCCGGCGTGGTAGATATGGCGATAGTTCATGGAGCGCTGCCCGAAATCATCCGCAATGATGCGTCGATGAATTGTTGCGATGGTGACACGATTTGCCTTTTGGGCCTTTGCGCTCTGCAATATAGAAAAGCCATGAACGTTGCGACCCCCCATCTCGGAAAACCGCGGATCGGCCATTCGGCCTGCCCGCATGACTGTCCCTCCACCTGCGCGCTCGATGTCGAGATAAGTGCGGACGGCCGCATGGGCCGCGTGAAAGGCAGCCCCGACAACAGCTACACCGCCGGCGTCATCTGCGCCAAGGTCGCCCGCTATGCCGAACGTCTCTACCATCCCGACCGGCTGATGAAGCCGCTCGTCCGCAAGGGCGACAAGGGCGGCGGGGAATGGGGCGACATCTCCTGGGAAGCCGCGCTCGACGCCATCGCCGAGAACTTCGTCAAGGCCGAGCAGGCCTATGGCAGCGAGGCCGTCTGGCCTTACTACTACGCCGGCACGATGGGCCTCGTGCAGCGCGATTCCATCGATCGCCTGCGCCACGCCAAACGCTATTCCGGTTTCTTCGGCTCGATCTGCACCAATCCCGCCTGGACCGGCTACACCATGGGCGCCGGCACACTGCGCGGCCCGGATCCGCGCGAGATGGCGAAGTCCGACTGTGTCGTCATCTGGGGCACCAACCCGGTCTCCACGCAGGTCAACGTGA
This DNA window, taken from Shinella zoogloeoides, encodes the following:
- a CDS encoding outer membrane protein, coding for MRTLIATLIASTVSMVAFQAAHAADAIDEVPQAPAAEYSEPVVKNWSGAYVGGNATWQKGKFNGQDQDRGHALGGGLYGGYNMQSGQLVYGAEADLNYSGVDNNSHGFTAKQGANGSIRGRVGVDLNPVLVYGTGGVAASNVEVETNAGAKDDATLLGWTAGAGVEAFVTDNVTARVEYRYSDYGKKTFHGANGQRSGFEDHSIRVGMGVKF
- a CDS encoding glutathione S-transferase family protein; protein product: MKIFYSDASPYSTKVRMAALYAGLPAESVAVDTNADPAELLAANPLGKIPTLLTDDGLAVYDSRAIMNYIDRQTRGSLYPRNSVKRTEVDVLEATADGVCDSLLAIVYERRARPEEKIHQPWIDRQWQKVERTLDHLEANMPRLGKKPNAGHFALAAMLRYIGLRFAGKWQRGRPKLKRYLARFEAVFPDYAKFKD
- a CDS encoding ribonuclease T2 family protein, whose amino-acid sequence is MIRLPSSIAARSAWLLLAGLAMLAGCSEEKPAEKPKAGTDRAAPEKRTQVPLGKGFDFYVLSLSWSPTWCAENDSSGRTQQCRRGEDNGFIVHGLWPQNERGYPEYCSTRESDRVPESLGRTVLDIIPSMGLIGHQWRKHGSCSGLGQKDYFAVTRAAFERVRIPAELEEQHGGRRLAPEAVEKAFIAANSGLSAGGIAVTCADGQLEEVRICMNADLSFRPCPAVDRAACRAKTIEQPPIR
- a CDS encoding 23S rRNA (adenine(2030)-N(6))-methyltransferase RlmJ, which produces MNYRHIYHAGNFADVLKHAVLARLVTYMQGKDKAFRVLDTHAGIGLYDLSSEEAQKTGEWLDGIGRLLESDMPPAVAEILAPYLKVIQELNPQGGLTHYPGSPKLARMLFRPQDRLSAMELHPDDYETLHRLFDGDFQSRVTHLDGWLSLGAHLPPKEKRGIVLVDPPFEIEGEYERLVDGLEKAVRRFAGGVYCLWYPLKKNAPIAAFHKALKETGIPKMLCAELSVKSDRETTGLTGSGLIVVNPPFTLKQELDVLLPFLKEKLAQDRFASARAFWLAGETKAS